In the Pseudonocardia cypriaca genome, one interval contains:
- a CDS encoding DUF475 domain-containing protein, whose protein sequence is MNLRIFGWSYAVTAASLVVALLYGGWEALILCAVLGILEVSLSFDNAVVNATVLERMSEFWQKIFLTIGILIAVFGMRLVFPLLIVGITADLNPVEAVTLALERRPEDDPTSYAYLLNEAYPQIAAFGGMFLLMLFLDWVFTEREHTWLSWVERPLARIGQLNRISVVIAIVALVLLATFLADEPTVVLIAGSLGLITYLAVNGLGDFFEQAGQKQLEAFEEEDAAGPRNGSGPSQLAKATGKAGFFLFLYLEVLDAAFSFDGVIGAFAITTDPIIIALGLGLIGAMFVRSLTVFLVRKGTLADYVYLEHGAHWAIGALAAILLVGIGYHVNEVVTGLVGVAFILSALASSILRNRRLAAQGVETRKTADELAADHTSV, encoded by the coding sequence ATGAACCTTCGGATCTTCGGCTGGTCCTATGCGGTGACGGCCGCCTCGCTCGTCGTCGCCCTCCTGTACGGGGGCTGGGAGGCGCTCATCCTCTGCGCGGTCCTGGGCATCCTCGAAGTCTCGCTGTCGTTCGACAACGCCGTGGTCAACGCCACCGTGCTGGAGCGCATGAGCGAGTTCTGGCAGAAGATCTTCCTCACGATCGGCATCCTGATCGCCGTCTTCGGCATGCGGCTGGTGTTCCCCCTGCTGATCGTGGGGATCACCGCGGACCTCAACCCGGTCGAGGCCGTCACCCTGGCACTCGAACGACGGCCGGAGGACGACCCCACCAGCTACGCCTACCTCCTCAACGAGGCGTACCCGCAGATCGCGGCCTTCGGCGGCATGTTCCTGCTCATGCTGTTCCTGGACTGGGTGTTCACCGAGCGCGAGCACACCTGGCTGAGCTGGGTGGAGCGCCCGCTCGCCCGGATCGGGCAGCTCAACCGGATCTCGGTCGTCATCGCCATCGTCGCGCTCGTGCTGCTGGCCACCTTCCTCGCCGACGAACCCACCGTCGTCCTGATCGCCGGCTCGCTGGGGCTCATCACCTACCTGGCCGTCAACGGGCTGGGGGACTTCTTCGAGCAGGCCGGACAGAAGCAGCTCGAGGCCTTCGAGGAGGAGGACGCCGCCGGGCCCCGCAACGGTTCCGGCCCGTCGCAGCTCGCCAAGGCCACTGGCAAGGCCGGCTTCTTCCTGTTCCTCTACCTCGAGGTCCTGGACGCCGCCTTCTCCTTCGACGGCGTGATCGGCGCGTTCGCGATCACCACCGACCCGATCATCATCGCGCTCGGCCTCGGGCTCATCGGCGCGATGTTCGTGCGGTCGCTCACGGTGTTCCTCGTCCGCAAGGGCACGCTCGCCGACTACGTCTACCTCGAGCACGGGGCCCATTGGGCGATCGGAGCCCTTGCTGCCATCCTGCTCGTCGGAATCGGATATCACGTCAACGAGGTGGTCACCGGACTCGTCGGGGTCGCGTTCATCCTGTCGGCGCTCGCCAGCAGCATCCTGCGCAACCGCAGGCTGGCGGCGCAGGGTGTCGAGACCCGCAAGACGGCCGACGAGCTGGCCGCCGACCACACCAGCGTCTGA